CGACGGCATCCCGGGCCTGCAGCAACGTGTGATCGCCGGCGGCATCATAAAGCGTCGCGTCCCAGGCATTCGTGCATTCCGGCGCCGAGTACTCGGGGTGGGCATGGTCCACATAGAACCGCGCCCCGCTCGGGGTGACAACATTGGCCACACCAACCGCATTGGGGTCAACCACGGGAACCGTATCGTAGCGCTTGAGATCGAAACCGCGCGAATCCCGCAAGGGGTGCTCTTCCGCAAAATCCCAGCGCGAACGCGCGCCCGTATACAGCGCGGCATAAGCCACCACCGCATGGGTCGAGGTAATGATTGGGGAATGCTCCGGCGAATCCGGCGTAGAAATACCGTATTCCGTTTCCGTTCCTAGCACACGGGCCACGTACAGCTCCTTCCACTCAAAAGTTCCACACTGGTCACACGCGATCCGCCGTGATCCGCGGAAACGATCTTGCTCCATTCCTCGGGGTTGGTTGAGGTGGGCATATATTCTGATTCCTCCTGCTCAGCGGCGATGGCGGTGCGCAGGTGCTGCTTGCCGATGCCCCCTTTAACGCCCCCATCGCCTTCCTCCGCGGCGCGCGGCGCACCGTAGTGCGATAAAGCCTCCTTGATGGCTAGCTTCTTAGCCCTGGCCAAGATATTGGCGATCATCGCGCCGGAGACGAAATCGCGATAGTGCAGGACCTGGCGCTGCCCATTGCTAAAGTGCAGCTGCGCAAAGGGCCTATCGCTATAGAGCTCATCCACGGCATCGCCGATGAGCTCGTCGATATCGCCCTCGTGTGGAATGGACGGATCGAAGTGGCGGGCGRAGADCTCGCGCGCGCCGCGCYTHGTGGGGSGRTTGRTGSGCACCYTCATATCCAGCCYGCCCGGGCGCMTAATGGCGGGGTCAATGAGCTCTTCCCTGTTGGTGGCGCCGATGATGACCACATTGCTGAGGCGCTCCACGCCGTCGAGTTCCGTCAGCAGCTGGGGAACGACGGTGGTTTCCATATCGGACGAAACCCCGGATCCGCGGGTGCGGAAAATAGATTCCATCTCATCAAAGAAGATGACCACGGGGCGATCCGCGCTGGCCTGGGCGAGCTCGCGGGCGCGCTCAAAGATAAGCCGAATGCGGCGTTCGGTTTCGCCGACGTACTTATTCAGCAGCTCAGGGCCCTTAATATTGAGGAAGTAGCTGGATCCGTTTCCCCCCATTTGGGTAGACAAGGAGTTAGCGACGGCCTTGGCAATGAGCGTCTTTCCGCAGCCGGGCGGGCCATAAAGCAATACGCCCTTGGGCGGTTGCAGGCCGTATTGCCGGTAGAGATCGGGGTGGATAAAGGGCAGTTCGACGGAATCGCGGATCTGAGAAATCTGCTCGTCTAAGCCGCCGATGTCCTCGTAGCGCACATCGGGTACTTCCTCCAGCGAAAGCTGGGATACCTCTGCTTGATCCACCTTTTCTACGGCCACGGAAGCCTTGGTATCTAGCAGGACCACCTCGCCCGCGCGCACGTTTTCTTGCAGCGCCTGTGCGAGGAGGACGACGCGGTTATCCCCCGCGGAATTAGCCACGACGGCTCGGCGCTGGTCCAAGCGCTCGACCACGGTGGCAAGCTCGCCAGTGCTCGTGGGGGCGCAGCCTTCGACGACCACGAAGCCATCTCCCAACCGCACCTGTTGGCCCACCTGCAGGCTTCCCGGCTCCACGTTGGGAGAGACCTTGAGCTGCATGACGCGGCCGTTGGTATAAACCTCCGCCGTGGTGCCTACCTCGCTTTGGTGCGGTGAGTAGGCCAAAAAGACACCGTAGGTAGAGGCAGGCTCTGCAAGCGCATTGACCTCAGCGAATAACTGCTCGAGCTCGGCGCGCGATTTCTGTAATAACTCCACCAGCTTTTGGTTGCGCGCAGCAAGCTGGCTGAGTTGCCGCTTTTTATCCGTGGCTTCATCCATGCACACCACTTTAACGCGCGAGCAGCTATGGGCGAGGCCACTTTAGTAATTAATTACACCCGTGTGCTTAAAACTGTGCACCTTATTTGCGGGCGCGGCGCTGGGGGCGCGGCGGGGTGACGCCATCGGCAAGCCGCCTGGTCCAAATTAGGAATGCGGTATGCGCGTTCATGCGGTGCTCGGGGCGGGTGGCTAGGCCTTCTACCTTCCACTCGCGCACCAGGGRTTCCCACGCCTTCGGCTCGGTAAAGCATTGCAGCTCGCGGATGCCCTCCATGACCTTCATCAGCTGTGGAACGGTTGCCACATAGGTCATGAATACGCCGCCGGGGATCAGCAGATCGCGTACGGTCTCCAGGTTCTCCCAAGGCTCCAGCATGTCCAAGATGATGCGGTCGACGGGACCACCGAGGTCCTCAGCGGTGACATCACCGAGATCGCCTAGGCGCGGCGACCACCACTCGGGGCGGCTACCAAAGTATTCCTCGACGTTTTCGACCGCGTACTCCAGGTGATCCTCGCGGATTTCATAGGAATAGACGTGGCCTTCGGGGCCCACGGCGCGCAGGAGGGACATCGACAAGGCGCCGGAGCCCGCACCGGCCTCCAGCACGCGGGCGCCCATAAAGATATCGCCCTCGACCAAGATCTGCGCGGCGTCCTTGGGGTAAATGACGGCAGCACCGCGCGGCATCGAGAGGACGTGATCCACCATGAGGTGGCGGAAGAGCAGGAAGGACGAGCCCAAAGTGGACTCGATGACGGAACCTT
This is a stretch of genomic DNA from Corynebacterium accolens. It encodes these proteins:
- the arc gene encoding proteasome ATPase, encoding MDEATDKKRQLSQLAARNQKLVELLQKSRAELEQLFAEVNALAEPASTYGVFLAYSPHQSEVGTTAEVYTNGRVMQLKVSPNVEPGSLQVGQQVRLGDGFVVVEGCAPTSTGELATVVERLDQRRAVVANSAGDNRVVLLAQALQENVRAGEVVLLDTKASVAVEKVDQAEVSQLSLEEVPDVRYEDIGGLDEQISQIRDSVELPFIHPDLYRQYGLQPPKGVLLYGPPGCGKTLIAKAVANSLSTQMGGNGSSYFLNIKGPELLNKYVGETERRIRLIFERARELAQASADRPVVIFFDEMESIFRTRGSGVSSDMETTVVPQLLTELDGVERLSNVVIIGATNREELIDPAIXRPGXLDMXVXXNXPTXRGAREXXARHFDPSIPHEGDIDELIGDAVDELYSDRPFAQLHFSNGQRQVLHYRDFVSGAMIANILARAKKLAIKEALSHYGAPRAAEEGDGGVKGGIGKQHLRTAIAAEQEESEYMPTSTNPEEWSKIVSADHGGSRVTSVELLSGRSCTWPVC
- a CDS encoding tRNA (adenine-N1)-methyltransferase produces the protein MAYSGPFSYGDRVQLTDAKRRHYTVILKEGGQFHSHKGIINHDDIVGMDEGSVIESTLGSSFLLFRHLMVDHVLSMPRGAAVIYPKDAAQILVEGDIFMGARVLEAGAGSGALSMSLLRAVGPEGHVYSYEIREDHLEYAVENVEEYFGSRPEWWSPRLGDLGDVTAEDLGGPVDRIILDMLEPWENLETVRDLLIPGGVFMTYVATVPQLMKVMEGIRELQCFTEPKAWEXLVREWKVEGLATRPEHRMNAHTAFLIWTRRLADGVTPPRPQRRARK